The following proteins are co-located in the Colius striatus isolate bColStr4 chromosome 6, bColStr4.1.hap1, whole genome shotgun sequence genome:
- the WDR89 gene encoding WD repeat-containing protein 89 isoform X1, producing the protein MGMSAGAAGCAHHPPSLPSGGVNQHPGAHPKMRCLLEKGFLMPSGAAPEMTAVEKIEEQLASLRIAKRSAPSEEPAYVLDIDVSKPAESESGRFVAASCSSKSIRVYNRETLGFLREYHGHPGVLAGVRFAHTCDSLVLSACGDGTVKCWDIRLASQKAVQVFSGYPSNVFISFDINCNDLIICAGTEKVEKDTFLVFWDARGITNCTSAREPLGVYSESHNDDVTKICFHPVEPSLVISGSTDGLVNVFDINKDNEDDALVSTCNSDSSVSFIGWSGKDYKQIYCMTHDEGFCWWDIAQLETEEPITLLHVLDVRDTACIENDGLHYLVGGLYHEKADKLFLVGGTSTGNIHLISCSSNGLSPVGSLCGGHSATVRSFCWNLRDESLLTGGEDAQLLLWKPGAVERSLAKKASLKIASSVQKRVRVHKSSLKSRIK; encoded by the coding sequence GTTTCTGATGCCATCAGGAGCAGCACCTGAGATGACTGCAGTGGAGAAGATCGAGGAGCAGCTTGCCAGCCTGCGCATAGCGAAACGTTCTGCGCCAAGTGAGGAACCCGCTTACGTGCTGGATATAGACGTTTCCAAACCTGCTGAGTCCGAAAGCGGCCGCTTTGTGGCAGCTTCGTGTTCCAGTAAGTCCATCAGGGTATATAACAGGGAAACATTAGGCTTCCTGAGGGAGTACCACGGCCATCCTGGGGTACTTGCCGGAGTCAGGTTTGCCCACACCTGTGACAGCCTGGTGTTGTCAGCCTGCGGTGACGGTACAGTAAAGTGTTGGGATATTCGTTTAGCAAGTCAAAAAGCTGTGCAGGTGTTTAGTGGGTATCCTTCCAACGTTTTCATCAGTTTTGATATCAACTGCAACGATCTCATAATctgtgctggaacagaaaaagttgaAAAAGACACATTTCTGGTGTTTTGGGATGCAAGAGGCATTACAAACTGCACCAGTGCTAGAGAACCATTGGGAGTCTATTCTGAAAGTCACAATGATGATGTCACTAAAATTTGTTTTCATCCTGTTGAACCCAGCTTGGTAATTTCTGGGTCAACCGATGGGTTAGTCAATGTGTTTGACATTAACAAGGACAACGAAGACGATGCTCTGGTATCAACTTGCAACTCGGATTCATCAGTAAGTTTTATTGGCTGGTCTGGGAAAGATTATAAACAGATCTACTGCATGACACACGATGAGGGGTTCTGTTGGTGGGACATCGCACAGTTAGAGACCGAAGAACCAATAACACTGTTGCACGTTCTGGATGTCAGAGACACAGCCTGCATTGAAAATGATGGCTTACATTATCTGGTAGGTGGCTTGTACCATGAAAAGGCAGACAAGCTCTTTCTTGTGGGGGGAACGTCCACAGGAAACATTCACCtcatcagctgcagcagcaacgGGCTCAGCCCAGTGGGTTCCCTTTGTGGAGGACACTCTGCCACCGTGCGCTCTTTCTGCTGGAACCTGAGAGATGAGTCTCTGTTGACGGGTGGAGAGGATGCTCAGCTGTTGCTGTGGAAACCTGGAGCTGTGGAAAGGTCCCTCGCAAAGAAAGCGTCTCTGAAGATTGCTTCTTCCGTGCAGAAGAGAGTAAGAGTTCACAAGAGCTCCCTCAAAAGCAGGATAAAGTAA
- the WDR89 gene encoding WD repeat-containing protein 89 isoform X2, protein MPSGAAPEMTAVEKIEEQLASLRIAKRSAPSEEPAYVLDIDVSKPAESESGRFVAASCSSKSIRVYNRETLGFLREYHGHPGVLAGVRFAHTCDSLVLSACGDGTVKCWDIRLASQKAVQVFSGYPSNVFISFDINCNDLIICAGTEKVEKDTFLVFWDARGITNCTSAREPLGVYSESHNDDVTKICFHPVEPSLVISGSTDGLVNVFDINKDNEDDALVSTCNSDSSVSFIGWSGKDYKQIYCMTHDEGFCWWDIAQLETEEPITLLHVLDVRDTACIENDGLHYLVGGLYHEKADKLFLVGGTSTGNIHLISCSSNGLSPVGSLCGGHSATVRSFCWNLRDESLLTGGEDAQLLLWKPGAVERSLAKKASLKIASSVQKRVRVHKSSLKSRIK, encoded by the coding sequence ATGCCATCAGGAGCAGCACCTGAGATGACTGCAGTGGAGAAGATCGAGGAGCAGCTTGCCAGCCTGCGCATAGCGAAACGTTCTGCGCCAAGTGAGGAACCCGCTTACGTGCTGGATATAGACGTTTCCAAACCTGCTGAGTCCGAAAGCGGCCGCTTTGTGGCAGCTTCGTGTTCCAGTAAGTCCATCAGGGTATATAACAGGGAAACATTAGGCTTCCTGAGGGAGTACCACGGCCATCCTGGGGTACTTGCCGGAGTCAGGTTTGCCCACACCTGTGACAGCCTGGTGTTGTCAGCCTGCGGTGACGGTACAGTAAAGTGTTGGGATATTCGTTTAGCAAGTCAAAAAGCTGTGCAGGTGTTTAGTGGGTATCCTTCCAACGTTTTCATCAGTTTTGATATCAACTGCAACGATCTCATAATctgtgctggaacagaaaaagttgaAAAAGACACATTTCTGGTGTTTTGGGATGCAAGAGGCATTACAAACTGCACCAGTGCTAGAGAACCATTGGGAGTCTATTCTGAAAGTCACAATGATGATGTCACTAAAATTTGTTTTCATCCTGTTGAACCCAGCTTGGTAATTTCTGGGTCAACCGATGGGTTAGTCAATGTGTTTGACATTAACAAGGACAACGAAGACGATGCTCTGGTATCAACTTGCAACTCGGATTCATCAGTAAGTTTTATTGGCTGGTCTGGGAAAGATTATAAACAGATCTACTGCATGACACACGATGAGGGGTTCTGTTGGTGGGACATCGCACAGTTAGAGACCGAAGAACCAATAACACTGTTGCACGTTCTGGATGTCAGAGACACAGCCTGCATTGAAAATGATGGCTTACATTATCTGGTAGGTGGCTTGTACCATGAAAAGGCAGACAAGCTCTTTCTTGTGGGGGGAACGTCCACAGGAAACATTCACCtcatcagctgcagcagcaacgGGCTCAGCCCAGTGGGTTCCCTTTGTGGAGGACACTCTGCCACCGTGCGCTCTTTCTGCTGGAACCTGAGAGATGAGTCTCTGTTGACGGGTGGAGAGGATGCTCAGCTGTTGCTGTGGAAACCTGGAGCTGTGGAAAGGTCCCTCGCAAAGAAAGCGTCTCTGAAGATTGCTTCTTCCGTGCAGAAGAGAGTAAGAGTTCACAAGAGCTCCCTCAAAAGCAGGATAAAGTAA